One genomic window of Ammospiza nelsoni isolate bAmmNel1 chromosome 4, bAmmNel1.pri, whole genome shotgun sequence includes the following:
- the LOC132072633 gene encoding bifunctional methylenetetrahydrofolate dehydrogenase/cyclohydrolase 2, mitochondrial isoform X1, protein MAAAATALSLSSTSSAALLRPGWAPLRRWRALARSASSFPRSAASDEAAVISGTRLAHQVLKEVRRDVEMWISAGNQRPHLTVILVGDNPASHIYVRNKIKAAAAVGISSEIILRPKDISQEELLDMTAKLNKDSRVSGLLVQLPLPDHIDERTVCNAIAPEKDVDGFHIMNIGRLCLDQPSIIPATAAAVWEIIKRTGIQTFGKNVLVAGRSKNVGMPISMLLHTDGEHERPGGDATVTITHRYTPKEQLKIHTQLADIVIVAAGISKLITADMVKEGATVIDVGINHIHDPLTGKTKLVGDVDFEEVKKKAAFITPVPGGVGPMTVAMLLKNTLLVAKKLIY, encoded by the exons ATGGCGGCGGCCGCCACAGCCTTGTCcctctcctccacctcctctgcCGCGCTGCTGCGCCCGGGCTGGGCACCCCTGAGGCGGTGGCGAGCCCTCGCTCGCAGCGCCAGCAGCTTTCCCCGCAGCGCCGCCAG TGATGAAGCAGCTGTTATCTCAGGGACGAGGCTTGCACACCAGGTTTTGAAAGAAGTTCGAAGGGACGTGGAAATGTGGATATCTGCTGGCAACCAGAGGCCTCACCTCACTGTCATATTGGTAGGAGACAATCCAGCCAGTCACATCTATGTCAGGAACAAGAtaaaggcagctgcagctgtgg GCATTTCTAGTGAGATCATACTGAGGCCTAAAGACATTTCACAGGAAGAGCTCTTGGATATGACAGCAAAACTCAACAAGGATTCCAGAGTTAGTGGCTTATTAGttcagctgcctctcccag ATCACATAGATGAGCGGACAGTCTGCAATGCCATCGCCCCTGAGAAGGATGTGGATGGGTTCCATATCATGAACATTGGGCGGCTGTGTCTGGATCAGCCTTCCATAATCCCTGCCACCGCTGCTGCTGTCTGGGAGATCATCAAACGGACAG GAATacaaacatttggaaaaaatgttCTTGTAGCTGGAAGATCCAAAAATGTTGGAATGCCTATTTCAATGCTTTTACATACTGATGGAGAGCATGAAAGGCCTGGAG GTGATGCTACAGTGACCATTACTCACAGATACACCCCAAAAGAGCAGCTCAAGATCCATACACAGCTTGCTGACATAGTAATAGTTGCTGCAG GTATCTCAAAGTTGATTACAGCTGATATGGTCAAAGAAGGTGCAACTGTGATTGATGTAGGCATCAACCATATCCATGATCCTCTTACAGGAAAAACCAAATTAGTTGGTGATGTGGACTTTGAAG AAGTGAAGAAGAAGGCTGCCTTTATCACTCCGGTGCCGGGAGGGGTAGGACCTATGACTGTTGCAATGCTTCTGAAGAACACACTCCTGGTCGCTAAAAAGCTCATTTACTAG
- the LOC132072633 gene encoding bifunctional methylenetetrahydrofolate dehydrogenase/cyclohydrolase 2, mitochondrial isoform X3, with the protein MWISAGNQRPHLTVILVGDNPASHIYVRNKIKAAAAVGISSEIILRPKDISQEELLDMTAKLNKDSRVSGLLVQLPLPDHIDERTVCNAIAPEKDVDGFHIMNIGRLCLDQPSIIPATAAAVWEIIKRTGIQTFGKNVLVAGRSKNVGMPISMLLHTDGEHERPGGDATVTITHRYTPKEQLKIHTQLADIVIVAAGISKLITADMVKEGATVIDVGINHIHDPLTGKTKLVGDVDFEEVKKKAAFITPVPGGVGPMTVAMLLKNTLLVAKKLIY; encoded by the exons ATGTGGATATCTGCTGGCAACCAGAGGCCTCACCTCACTGTCATATTGGTAGGAGACAATCCAGCCAGTCACATCTATGTCAGGAACAAGAtaaaggcagctgcagctgtgg GCATTTCTAGTGAGATCATACTGAGGCCTAAAGACATTTCACAGGAAGAGCTCTTGGATATGACAGCAAAACTCAACAAGGATTCCAGAGTTAGTGGCTTATTAGttcagctgcctctcccag ATCACATAGATGAGCGGACAGTCTGCAATGCCATCGCCCCTGAGAAGGATGTGGATGGGTTCCATATCATGAACATTGGGCGGCTGTGTCTGGATCAGCCTTCCATAATCCCTGCCACCGCTGCTGCTGTCTGGGAGATCATCAAACGGACAG GAATacaaacatttggaaaaaatgttCTTGTAGCTGGAAGATCCAAAAATGTTGGAATGCCTATTTCAATGCTTTTACATACTGATGGAGAGCATGAAAGGCCTGGAG GTGATGCTACAGTGACCATTACTCACAGATACACCCCAAAAGAGCAGCTCAAGATCCATACACAGCTTGCTGACATAGTAATAGTTGCTGCAG GTATCTCAAAGTTGATTACAGCTGATATGGTCAAAGAAGGTGCAACTGTGATTGATGTAGGCATCAACCATATCCATGATCCTCTTACAGGAAAAACCAAATTAGTTGGTGATGTGGACTTTGAAG AAGTGAAGAAGAAGGCTGCCTTTATCACTCCGGTGCCGGGAGGGGTAGGACCTATGACTGTTGCAATGCTTCTGAAGAACACACTCCTGGTCGCTAAAAAGCTCATTTACTAG
- the LOC132072633 gene encoding bifunctional methylenetetrahydrofolate dehydrogenase/cyclohydrolase 2, mitochondrial isoform X2, which translates to MVSFSSKCTDGTSTLFSDEAAVISGTRLAHQVLKEVRRDVEMWISAGNQRPHLTVILVGDNPASHIYVRNKIKAAAAVGISSEIILRPKDISQEELLDMTAKLNKDSRVSGLLVQLPLPDHIDERTVCNAIAPEKDVDGFHIMNIGRLCLDQPSIIPATAAAVWEIIKRTGIQTFGKNVLVAGRSKNVGMPISMLLHTDGEHERPGGDATVTITHRYTPKEQLKIHTQLADIVIVAAGISKLITADMVKEGATVIDVGINHIHDPLTGKTKLVGDVDFEEVKKKAAFITPVPGGVGPMTVAMLLKNTLLVAKKLIY; encoded by the exons ATGGTGAGCTTCTCTTCCAAGTGCACTGATGGCACATCCACACTCTTCAG TGATGAAGCAGCTGTTATCTCAGGGACGAGGCTTGCACACCAGGTTTTGAAAGAAGTTCGAAGGGACGTGGAAATGTGGATATCTGCTGGCAACCAGAGGCCTCACCTCACTGTCATATTGGTAGGAGACAATCCAGCCAGTCACATCTATGTCAGGAACAAGAtaaaggcagctgcagctgtgg GCATTTCTAGTGAGATCATACTGAGGCCTAAAGACATTTCACAGGAAGAGCTCTTGGATATGACAGCAAAACTCAACAAGGATTCCAGAGTTAGTGGCTTATTAGttcagctgcctctcccag ATCACATAGATGAGCGGACAGTCTGCAATGCCATCGCCCCTGAGAAGGATGTGGATGGGTTCCATATCATGAACATTGGGCGGCTGTGTCTGGATCAGCCTTCCATAATCCCTGCCACCGCTGCTGCTGTCTGGGAGATCATCAAACGGACAG GAATacaaacatttggaaaaaatgttCTTGTAGCTGGAAGATCCAAAAATGTTGGAATGCCTATTTCAATGCTTTTACATACTGATGGAGAGCATGAAAGGCCTGGAG GTGATGCTACAGTGACCATTACTCACAGATACACCCCAAAAGAGCAGCTCAAGATCCATACACAGCTTGCTGACATAGTAATAGTTGCTGCAG GTATCTCAAAGTTGATTACAGCTGATATGGTCAAAGAAGGTGCAACTGTGATTGATGTAGGCATCAACCATATCCATGATCCTCTTACAGGAAAAACCAAATTAGTTGGTGATGTGGACTTTGAAG AAGTGAAGAAGAAGGCTGCCTTTATCACTCCGGTGCCGGGAGGGGTAGGACCTATGACTGTTGCAATGCTTCTGAAGAACACACTCCTGGTCGCTAAAAAGCTCATTTACTAG